One window of the Cryptomeria japonica chromosome 7, Sugi_1.0, whole genome shotgun sequence genome contains the following:
- the LOC131047031 gene encoding uncharacterized protein LOC131047031 produces MGTCSNGKNVEIQTEEKSDPNCLSHMVPDLKKEAGDAFSVSSSQRGLLEISGPLEKVEIKAATPQKPKRNFLSYLHRPPRRAGFLKLGSSTLLVSPSAKFKRMADQRDGLSRATPTPQPLRGLKDGFQMPFVGEIRWVVLKGALKQWLRNPKNLALFIWGGAVAVSGAILFLVMVGFLNKALPKKSQRNAWFEVNNQILNALFTMMCLYQHPLRFYHLSLLCRWEPQDIIKLRKIYCKNGTYKPHEWMHIMIVVLLLHLNCFAQYALCGLNWGYKRSNRPAIGVGLCLAVAIGAPAAAGIYVIASPLGKDYETEGDLEGGVITNAEHSQSDVNAVSGKRLTTLLERRYSFADRESKRVESKPEWKGGLFDCWTDPPLAFFSTFALFCVFGWNMDRLGFGNMYVHTVTFILLCMAPFWIFNLAAINIDNEQVREGLGITGIILCIFGLLYGGFWRVQMRKRFGLPGSGWCFGQPTLTDFMQWLFCSICSLSQEVRTGDFYDVHNDNNCSKASFDCNLSDIGNASPVLIPLSHEPGSAAFIQPFTSSQSLSSGQTPFSSQASASPIQSAMYSAGSSSILQNESPWQEESAAYVSHSPARGTRVSRSLQLIAEDAESEADQMGNSNTEVDPMSAPIPLHVQRD; encoded by the coding sequence ATGGGCACTTGCTCCAATggaaaaaatgttgagatacaaacAGAGGAGAAATCTGATCCTAACTGCTTGTCACATATGGTTCCGGATCTTAAAAAAGAGGCAGGCGATGCATTTTCCGTTAGTTCTTCTCAAAGGGGACTTCTAGAAATTAGTGGACCGTTAGAAAAAGTAGAGATTAAAGCAGCAACCCCACAAAAACCCAAGAGAAATTTTTTAAGCTACTTGCATAGGCCTCCGAGAAGAGCAGGCTTTCTGAAACTCGGATCCTCAACCCTTCTTGTTTCGCCTTCTGCAAAATTTAAGAGGATGGCTGATCAAAGAGATGGATTATCCAGAGCCACACCAACGCCACAGCCTCTCCGAGGTTTGAAGGATGGTTTTCAAATGCCTTTTGTTGGGGAAATTAGATGGGTAGTTCTGAAAGGTGCATTGAAGCAATGGCTAAGGAACCCAAAGAATTTGGCACTGTTTATATGGGGCGGCGCTGTGGCAGTGTCTGGGGCTATTCTTTTTTTGGTTATGGTTGGGTTTCTTAATAAGGCTCTTCCCAAGAAGAGTCAAAGGAATGCGTGGTTTGAGGTCAATAATCAAATTTTGAATGCTCTGTTTACTATGATGTGCCTCTATCAGCACCCTCTGCGGTTTTATCACCTTTCACTTCTATGTAGATGGGAACCTCAGGATATCATCAAGTTGAGAAAGATTTATTGTAAAAATGGAACATACAAACCTCATGAGTGGATGCATATTATGATTGTTGTGTTACTTCTGCACTTGAATTGTTTTGCGCAATATGCACTCTGTGGTCTTAATTGGGGCTACAAGAGGTCAAATCGTCCTGCTATTGGTGTTGGTCTGTGCCTTGCTGTTGCAATTGGTGCCCCTGCTGCAGCTGGCATATATGTCATTGCCAGCCCTCTTGGAAAGGATTATGAGACTGAAGGTGATCTGGAGGGTGGAGTTATCACAAATGCAGAACATAGTCAGTCAGATGTGAACGCTGTTAGTGGCAAACGTTTAACTACTCTGCTGGAGAGGAGATACTCTTTTGCTGATAGGGAAAGCAAGAGGGTAGAATCAAAACCAGAATGGAAAGGGGGCCTATTTGACTGCTGGACAGATCCTCCGTTAGCATTTTTCTCAACATTTGCTCTGTTTTGTGTTTTCGGATGGAACATGGATAGACTAGGATTTGGGAACATGTATGTGCACACAGTCACCTTTATTTTGTTATGTATGGCCCCTTTTTGGATATTCAATTTGGCTGCAATTAATATAGACAATGAGCAGGTTCGAGAGGGTCTTGGTATTACTGGGATCATTCTCTGTATTTTTGGACTTCTTTATGGTGGATTTTGGAGGGTTCAAATGCGGAAAAGGTTTGGCTTACCTGGGAGTGGCTGGTGTTTTGGGCAGCCAACCTTGACAGATTTTATGCAGTGGCTTTTCTGCAGTATTTGTTCTCTTTCTCAAGAGGTTCGGACTGGGGACTTCTATGATGTGCATAATGACAACAATTGTTCTAAAGCATCTTTTGACTGTAATTTATCAGACATTGGAAATGCCTCACCTGTGTTAATTCCTTTGAGTCATGAACCAGGATCAGCAGCATTTATACAACCATTCACAAGCTCTCAATCTTTGAGTTCTGGTCAGACACCATTCAGTAGCCAAGCTTCAGCATCACCCATTCAAAGCGCCATGTATTCTGCTGGAAGCTCTAGCATTTTACAGAATGAGTCTCCTTGGCAAGAAGAATCAGCAGCTTATGTGTCTCATTCCCCAGCGAGAGGAACTCGTGTGTCAAGATCTTTGCAATTGATTGCAGAGGATGCAGAGTCAGAAGCAGATCAAATGGGAAATTCAAATACTGAAGTTGATCCAATGAGTGCACCCATTCCCCTACATGTGCAAAGAGACTAA